A region from the Actinoplanes sp. OR16 genome encodes:
- a CDS encoding MFS transporter, with translation MARHLPVQQPETRVIHYVDPALQADLTHYALSHAELLKKQQRDSELYQEWRRRQAEIARRDRTYRRFWGGFGAVIALAFLTAVVVGCWLLWQYLAALGFSAVAIGFVILLLSGGLAVGGHQCVTIVEHRH, from the coding sequence ATGGCCCGACACCTACCCGTGCAACAGCCCGAAACGAGGGTCATCCACTACGTGGACCCGGCTCTGCAAGCCGACCTGACCCACTACGCACTGAGCCACGCCGAGCTGCTCAAGAAGCAGCAGCGGGACAGCGAGCTGTACCAGGAATGGCGGCGTCGTCAGGCCGAGATCGCTCGGCGTGATCGCACGTATCGGCGCTTCTGGGGTGGCTTCGGCGCAGTCATCGCCCTGGCTTTCCTGACCGCTGTGGTCGTCGGCTGCTGGCTGCTCTGGCAGTACCTCGCCGCACTCGGCTTCAGCGCCGTCGCGATCGGATTCGTGATCCTGCTGCTCTCCGGCGGGCTCGCGGTTGGCGGTCACCAGTGCGTGACCATCGTCGAACACCGGCACTGA
- a CDS encoding FtsK/SpoIIIE domain-containing protein, with product MAPVLTADAGNGPVDLGPALSIFDPVHIGIDEFGHPKRVSLIERNMLIGGEPGSGKSGLLNAVVGHAALSLDCKLVLLDGKRVELGQWRKCADIFVGPDIVLANKTLHRLQIMLDNRLIYLEACERRKVKTDDAFVPYVVAIDEIAFYSATTGTKPQREEFSMRMRDLVARGRAVGIIGVAATQRPSSTIIPTDLRDLFAWRWAGRCTNDSSSDIVLGHGWKDRGWSANTISPNNPGAGLLISESGSPELVKVAYLDDATCAAIAKYAATLRQIVRDEPVRPLAAVA from the coding sequence ATGGCACCTGTCCTGACCGCCGACGCTGGTAACGGTCCGGTGGATCTCGGTCCGGCGCTGTCGATTTTCGACCCGGTGCATATCGGGATCGATGAGTTCGGCCACCCGAAGCGGGTGTCGCTGATCGAACGCAACATGTTGATCGGCGGTGAGCCGGGCTCGGGTAAGTCAGGTCTGCTCAACGCGGTGGTCGGGCACGCGGCGCTGTCGCTGGACTGCAAGCTGGTGCTGCTGGACGGCAAGCGCGTCGAGCTGGGCCAGTGGCGCAAGTGCGCAGATATTTTTGTCGGCCCGGACATCGTGCTGGCGAACAAGACCCTGCACCGGCTGCAGATCATGCTGGACAACCGGCTGATCTACCTGGAGGCCTGCGAACGCCGCAAGGTCAAGACAGACGACGCGTTCGTGCCGTACGTGGTCGCGATCGACGAGATCGCGTTCTACTCGGCCACGACCGGGACGAAGCCGCAGCGCGAGGAGTTCTCGATGCGGATGCGTGACCTGGTCGCGCGAGGCCGGGCCGTCGGCATCATCGGGGTCGCCGCGACACAGCGTCCCAGCTCGACGATCATCCCGACGGACCTGCGGGACCTGTTCGCCTGGCGGTGGGCCGGCCGATGCACCAACGACAGCTCGTCGGACATCGTGCTCGGCCACGGCTGGAAAGACAGAGGCTGGTCAGCGAACACGATTAGCCCGAACAACCCCGGCGCCGGACTGCTGATCTCCGAGAGCGGCAGCCCCGAACTGGTGAAGGTCGCCTACCTCGACGACGCCACCTGCGCAGCGATCGCGAAGTACGCGGCCACGCTGCGCCAGATCGTCCGTGACGAGCCGGTACGCCCGCTGGCGGCCGTCGCCTGA
- a CDS encoding GNAT family N-acetyltransferase, producing MYPVTLTGRVVTLREFREDDAAASLSVVGDDRVTQWLSFNSRGPAEAAEMVRGAMARAQLEPRSEYYLAVEHETEFAGFVRLGFDGVKAAKLGYAIHADRWGKGLATDAARTLIGFGFTKLGLHRISAAIGPENLASVAVVERLGMTYEGRIRDHVFTNGAWRDSLLYSILEAEWAGIESASAAVTP from the coding sequence ATGTACCCCGTGACCCTCACCGGCCGCGTTGTCACTCTCCGGGAGTTTCGGGAGGACGACGCGGCCGCTTCGTTATCCGTCGTGGGCGACGACCGCGTGACCCAGTGGCTGTCGTTCAACAGCCGAGGTCCCGCCGAGGCCGCCGAGATGGTCCGGGGTGCGATGGCACGCGCCCAGCTCGAACCACGCTCCGAGTACTACCTAGCCGTTGAGCACGAGACAGAGTTCGCTGGCTTCGTCCGCCTTGGCTTCGATGGAGTGAAGGCAGCCAAGCTCGGCTACGCCATTCACGCCGACAGATGGGGCAAGGGCCTAGCCACAGATGCGGCTCGCACTCTCATCGGGTTCGGGTTCACCAAGCTAGGTCTGCACCGCATCTCGGCCGCAATCGGCCCCGAGAACCTGGCGTCAGTCGCAGTTGTGGAACGCCTTGGCATGACCTATGAGGGCCGCATTCGTGATCACGTCTTCACCAATGGTGCATGGCGCGACTCATTGCTTTACTCGATCCTGGAGGCCGAGTGGGCCGGAATCGAGTCAGCTTCAGCAGCGGTGACTCCGTGA
- a CDS encoding restriction endonuclease, with product MRVSKIYGIKRSQGELDFVDVDIDKDIPLFLDPRAIAQINNSWARSCVSSLQSFFQRVIEAIHSGDDSVAISLLTGLGEPNETHLGLSKGKSRGSAVGEKLAVEFWQALSKSRAVQSGLIQDLEDTALLIENVDKDRISDITTNIIRRQLVEFTYDTCKFWNIPLTENVAYGNFWNSRQGVWYQDHVDIPTPKGEPLLLVPKSIVRRKLHMNANNYYRHSILNFLVSQESAANALTSVVRGQHQRVTKKDVDARWKGEFDAGRHNPGVEKRINAHVSAENPDILDSYREERHRTRTAPLDNADLSDVVGSRRPNVRRLLQEVTATPKGRSDAHSYEENVFALFEALFYPHLIYPNKQTRMHEGRKRVDLSFTNDGSSGFFRWVARNYPAGQIFVECKNYDTPLGNPEVDQLLGRFSPSRGQVGILVYRGAGDKQKVDKLCVDAARQKNEFVLAIDDDDLRAIVDEHLDLEVDYPFKFLQQRFQHLANN from the coding sequence ATGCGGGTATCCAAGATCTATGGAATCAAACGTTCACAGGGTGAACTCGACTTCGTAGACGTCGATATTGACAAGGACATCCCCCTCTTTTTAGACCCTAGGGCTATAGCGCAAATCAATAATTCGTGGGCGCGGAGTTGCGTATCGAGCTTGCAATCCTTTTTCCAGCGGGTAATCGAGGCGATTCATTCAGGCGATGACTCGGTTGCGATTTCACTCTTGACCGGCCTCGGAGAGCCTAATGAGACACATCTCGGACTCTCGAAGGGAAAATCGCGAGGAAGCGCAGTGGGAGAGAAGTTGGCGGTGGAGTTTTGGCAAGCTCTCTCCAAGAGCAGGGCCGTCCAGTCAGGACTTATACAAGATCTCGAAGACACCGCGCTCCTTATCGAAAATGTCGATAAGGACCGGATATCCGACATCACTACGAATATCATCCGTCGGCAACTTGTGGAGTTCACATATGACACTTGCAAATTTTGGAACATTCCCCTGACGGAAAACGTAGCGTACGGCAACTTTTGGAACTCTCGACAGGGCGTCTGGTACCAGGATCATGTCGATATACCCACCCCCAAAGGGGAGCCGTTACTCCTAGTCCCCAAATCTATCGTACGCCGTAAGCTACATATGAATGCGAACAATTACTATCGACACAGTATTCTGAACTTCCTGGTCAGCCAAGAATCCGCCGCAAATGCGCTCACTTCTGTCGTGCGAGGCCAACACCAGCGGGTCACCAAAAAGGACGTGGACGCGCGATGGAAGGGGGAGTTCGATGCTGGACGTCACAATCCTGGGGTCGAGAAGAGGATCAATGCCCACGTCAGTGCCGAGAACCCGGACATTCTCGATTCATACCGAGAAGAGAGGCATAGGACGCGGACCGCTCCTCTCGACAACGCCGACCTGTCTGACGTCGTAGGAAGTCGGCGACCAAACGTTCGAAGGTTGTTGCAAGAAGTTACTGCAACTCCAAAAGGAAGAAGCGATGCGCATTCTTACGAAGAGAATGTTTTCGCTTTATTCGAGGCGCTTTTTTATCCGCACCTCATCTATCCGAACAAGCAAACCCGGATGCACGAAGGCCGCAAACGTGTAGACCTTTCCTTCACGAATGACGGCAGCAGCGGATTCTTTCGCTGGGTAGCAAGAAACTACCCGGCGGGTCAGATATTTGTAGAATGCAAGAATTATGATACTCCACTTGGCAACCCAGAAGTTGACCAACTATTGGGACGCTTTTCACCGTCGCGGGGGCAAGTAGGAATCCTCGTTTATCGCGGCGCAGGAGATAAGCAGAAGGTTGACAAGTTGTGCGTTGATGCGGCTCGCCAAAAGAACGAATTTGTCCTTGCCATTGATGATGACGATCTGCGGGCAATTGTTGACGAACACCTAGACCTAGAGGTGGACTACCCCTTCAAGTTCTTACAGCAACGGTTTCAACACCTCGCGAATAATTGA
- a CDS encoding sensor histidine kinase — MPIRTALEALSLRPTVFLRSAWPWLSLAYLSVGALVGWVTILAVTSLVIAGTLLSVLVVGFAGFVALLLSGIVVAQVERRRLRLVDRSEIPDPHQPVPEPGLRAWVRFRLREEVTWRELGYAALSAGLLCWMDALVVGGVGYTVVATLGAPWFIDDEPLHNTFLIALAGIPLTIVLAYPITAWAGARAAMARAMLAPRTDEKLVEVTRSRARLVDAFEVERRRIERDLHDGAQQRLVALSMQLGLARLELPPESPAAEPIAAAHELAKQALTELRELIRGVHPQVLTGRGLAAAVGEVASTAPIPVDLDFDLPSRLPQTVEVTAYFVTVEALTNVAKHSGASRATVSARILQDKLLLEVRDDGRGGADPSAGTGLVGLADRLAVLDGAVTVSSPRGGPTVLRAEVPLPVGEEQLPPVQEKPAPRPTKPQPDRGFASADQERS, encoded by the coding sequence ATGCCGATCCGCACCGCGCTCGAGGCGTTGTCGCTGCGGCCGACCGTGTTCCTGCGGTCGGCCTGGCCGTGGCTGTCCCTCGCCTATCTCTCCGTGGGCGCCCTGGTCGGCTGGGTCACCATCCTGGCGGTCACTTCCCTGGTGATCGCCGGCACCCTCCTCTCCGTGCTGGTGGTGGGCTTCGCCGGGTTCGTCGCACTACTTCTCTCCGGCATCGTGGTGGCTCAGGTGGAGCGGCGGCGCCTCCGGCTGGTGGACAGATCGGAGATTCCCGATCCGCACCAGCCGGTCCCCGAGCCCGGTCTGCGGGCGTGGGTCAGATTCCGCCTGCGTGAGGAGGTGACGTGGCGCGAGCTGGGCTATGCCGCCCTCTCGGCGGGCCTGCTGTGCTGGATGGATGCGCTGGTCGTCGGCGGCGTCGGCTATACCGTCGTCGCCACACTGGGCGCGCCGTGGTTCATCGACGACGAGCCGCTCCACAACACCTTTCTCATTGCGCTGGCCGGGATCCCGCTCACCATCGTCCTGGCCTACCCGATCACCGCCTGGGCCGGCGCGCGGGCGGCGATGGCCCGGGCCATGCTCGCGCCCCGCACCGACGAGAAGCTCGTGGAGGTCACCCGGTCCCGGGCACGGCTGGTGGACGCGTTCGAGGTGGAACGCCGCCGCATCGAGCGGGACCTGCACGACGGCGCCCAGCAGCGTCTAGTGGCGCTGAGCATGCAGCTCGGCCTGGCCCGCCTGGAGCTGCCGCCCGAGTCTCCGGCGGCGGAGCCGATCGCCGCGGCCCACGAGCTCGCCAAACAGGCCCTGACCGAGTTGCGTGAGCTGATCCGTGGCGTGCATCCCCAGGTCCTCACCGGCCGCGGGCTGGCGGCGGCGGTCGGTGAGGTGGCGTCGACCGCGCCGATCCCGGTCGACCTCGACTTCGACCTGCCCAGCCGGCTGCCACAGACCGTCGAGGTCACGGCGTACTTCGTCACGGTGGAGGCTTTGACGAACGTGGCGAAGCACAGCGGCGCTTCGCGGGCCACGGTCTCGGCGCGGATTCTGCAGGACAAGCTTCTTCTGGAGGTACGGGACGACGGCCGTGGCGGCGCCGATCCGTCAGCAGGCACGGGGCTGGTCGGGTTGGCGGACCGGCTGGCGGTGCTGGACGGTGCTGTGACGGTGTCCAGTCCGAGGGGCGGTCCGACTGTGCTGCGGGCGGAGGTGCCGCTGCCGGTCGGCGAGGAGCAGCTGCCACCCGTACAAGAAAAGCCTGCGCCTCGGCCCACCAAGCCGCAGCCGGACCGCGGGTTTGCGTCTGCTGATCAGGAGCGGTCATGA
- a CDS encoding response regulator transcription factor, protein MSGLRVVIAEDGLIVREGVAGMLRRFGHEVVAAVGDADELIKVVPEHKPDIVVTDVRMPPSFSDEGLQAAITLRAADPQLPVLVLSQYVEQTYAAELLDSGYMAGVGYLLKDRIGEVTEFVDALEEVASGRTVVDPEVVRQLLGRRRDPLHRLTAREREVLALMAEGRSNAAIARALVVTEAAVAKHIGSLLTKLDLPPDADDHRRVRAVLAYLRG, encoded by the coding sequence ATGAGTGGATTGCGGGTCGTCATCGCCGAGGACGGGTTGATCGTGCGGGAAGGCGTGGCGGGGATGCTGCGGCGCTTCGGGCACGAGGTCGTCGCGGCGGTGGGCGACGCAGATGAGTTGATCAAGGTGGTTCCCGAGCACAAGCCGGACATCGTCGTGACCGACGTCCGGATGCCGCCGAGCTTCAGCGATGAGGGGCTGCAGGCCGCGATCACCCTGCGCGCGGCAGATCCGCAGCTCCCGGTGCTGGTGCTCAGTCAATACGTGGAGCAGACCTACGCTGCGGAGCTGCTCGACTCGGGGTACATGGCGGGTGTCGGATACCTGCTGAAGGACCGGATCGGCGAGGTCACCGAGTTCGTCGACGCGCTCGAGGAGGTGGCTTCCGGACGCACGGTCGTCGATCCGGAGGTGGTCCGCCAGTTGCTCGGACGCCGGCGCGATCCGCTGCACCGGCTGACCGCCCGAGAACGTGAGGTTCTCGCGCTGATGGCGGAGGGCCGATCGAACGCGGCCATCGCCCGCGCCCTGGTCGTCACGGAGGCCGCTGTCGCCAAGCACATCGGCAGCCTGCTGACGAAACTCGACCTGCCGCCGGACGCCGACGACCACCGCCGGGTGCGGGCCGTCCTAGCCTACTTGCGCGGGTGA
- a CDS encoding GGDEF domain-containing protein: MRITRSPLAAVIEWLGRLPAHRLTTASIALVGLMGVADYWTIRDVSVAVAYVLPVFLAGAAGGRSSTRVAAISTMTWTGIEVLTRVGPPLPPGIVAWNLLARFAVLWIVGSLASHLAERLAEATDLSRTDPLTSLPNARAFRETADDEIARMRQTRAPLTAAYLDVDGFKAMNDTNGHAAGDEVLKTVARVLESSIGAHGSVARLGGDEFAVLLPGTTLDEALGRLGWLHHELLDATGTWSPRVGFSIGAVAFDDPPRDTAELVERADRVMYAVKHHSRNTVRGEHAGSPAQVG, from the coding sequence GTGCGTATCACAAGGTCGCCTCTGGCCGCGGTCATCGAGTGGCTCGGCCGCTTGCCCGCGCACCGGCTGACCACGGCATCGATCGCGCTGGTCGGCCTTATGGGCGTGGCCGATTACTGGACCATCCGGGACGTCTCGGTAGCTGTCGCCTACGTCCTTCCGGTGTTCCTCGCCGGCGCCGCGGGTGGCCGGTCGAGCACGCGGGTGGCCGCGATCTCGACGATGACCTGGACCGGAATCGAGGTGCTCACCCGGGTCGGCCCTCCTCTCCCGCCGGGGATCGTGGCGTGGAACCTGCTGGCCCGTTTCGCCGTGCTCTGGATCGTCGGCTCGCTCGCGAGCCACCTGGCGGAACGGCTCGCCGAAGCGACCGACCTGTCGCGCACCGACCCGCTGACCTCGCTGCCGAACGCCCGCGCGTTCCGCGAGACCGCCGACGACGAGATCGCCCGGATGCGGCAGACCCGCGCTCCGCTGACCGCGGCCTATCTGGACGTCGACGGCTTCAAGGCGATGAACGACACGAACGGGCATGCGGCCGGCGACGAGGTGCTGAAGACCGTCGCCCGGGTACTGGAGTCGTCGATCGGCGCGCACGGTTCGGTGGCCCGGCTCGGCGGTGACGAGTTCGCGGTGCTGCTGCCGGGCACGACGCTGGACGAGGCGCTCGGCCGGTTGGGCTGGCTGCACCACGAGTTGCTGGACGCGACCGGGACGTGGTCGCCCCGGGTCGGCTTCAGCATCGGGGCGGTCGCCTTCGACGATCCGCCGCGCGATACCGCTGAGCTGGTCGAACGCGCCGACCGGGTGATGTACGCCGTCAAGCACCACAGCCGGAACACGGTTCGCGGTGAGCATGCCGGATCACCCGCGCAAGTAGGCTAG
- a CDS encoding EAL and HDOD domain-containing protein: protein MGIPTLDAVHVGRQPIFDANGVVVAFELLFRGRMDAVASGRQDTYATSTVMVNAFTEFGIAEVAGTRPCFINLTREFVTGRLPLPFGPEQVVLEILETVEIDDEVIAGITALAEAGYRIALDDFVWGSGHEQLLGLASYVKLDLLDGDLTDLDTLVAEIRRHPGLQIVAERLETPEQLAIADRYGMELRQGYVLSRPQVLSTPSLSPSRMRRLELVAALMHPDVRLDKITQIIASDPALAMRVLRVSNSVAAGVTSRVSSVRQAIMMIGLTHIRRWATLMVVDDVGEAPEEQLLTALTKARLCENLAPRFRADPGAAFVAGLVSGMAELMALTPAAMVEQLPLADDVSDALTTGAGRLGDVLRAVQAYGDGDWGSGDLAGPFLDAMRWSTMTLSAAQRFTPVATAHPA from the coding sequence GTGGGAATCCCGACGTTGGACGCCGTGCACGTGGGGCGTCAGCCGATCTTCGACGCCAACGGTGTCGTGGTGGCTTTCGAGCTCCTGTTCCGCGGTCGCATGGACGCTGTCGCGTCGGGCCGGCAGGACACGTACGCCACCAGCACCGTCATGGTGAACGCGTTCACCGAGTTCGGGATCGCCGAGGTGGCCGGCACCCGGCCGTGTTTCATCAACCTCACCCGCGAGTTCGTGACCGGGCGTCTCCCGCTCCCGTTCGGGCCCGAGCAGGTCGTCCTGGAGATCCTGGAGACCGTCGAGATCGACGACGAGGTGATCGCCGGGATCACCGCCCTCGCCGAGGCCGGGTACCGGATCGCCCTCGACGACTTCGTCTGGGGTTCCGGGCACGAGCAACTGCTCGGCCTCGCGTCGTACGTGAAACTCGACCTCCTCGACGGCGACCTCACCGATCTCGACACCCTGGTCGCCGAGATCCGCCGCCACCCCGGTCTCCAGATCGTCGCGGAACGCCTGGAGACACCCGAGCAATTGGCCATCGCCGACCGCTACGGCATGGAATTGCGGCAGGGGTACGTCCTGAGCCGGCCGCAAGTGCTCAGCACCCCCAGCCTGTCCCCGTCCCGGATGCGCCGCCTCGAACTCGTCGCCGCCCTCATGCACCCGGACGTCCGCCTCGACAAGATCACGCAGATCATCGCCAGCGACCCGGCCCTCGCCATGCGCGTCCTCCGCGTCAGCAACTCGGTCGCCGCCGGCGTCACCAGCCGCGTCTCCTCCGTCCGCCAGGCGATCATGATGATCGGCCTCACCCACATCCGGCGCTGGGCCACCCTCATGGTCGTCGACGACGTCGGCGAGGCCCCGGAGGAACAGCTCCTCACCGCCCTCACCAAGGCCCGCCTCTGCGAGAACCTGGCCCCCCGCTTCCGCGCCGACCCGGGAGCGGCCTTCGTGGCCGGCCTGGTCAGTGGCATGGCCGAGCTGATGGCCCTGACGCCCGCCGCCATGGTGGAGCAGCTCCCCCTGGCGGACGACGTCTCCGACGCCCTCACGACCGGCGCGGGCCGCCTCGGCGATGTGCTGCGTGCAGTCCAGGCCTACGGCGACGGCGACTGGGGCTCGGGCGACCTGGCAGGCCCGTTCCTCGACGCCATGCGCTGGTCGACGATGACGTTGTCAGCGGCGCAGCGGTTCACCCCGGTGGCGACGGCCCACCCAGCCTGA
- a CDS encoding long-chain fatty acid--CoA ligase, whose product MLNLSVLLEDSARHHPDRAAVVLGPQRLTYAQVNAAANQVASLLAARGIQPGDKVALSCPNLPYFPIVYYGILKAGAVVVPLNVLLKGREIAYHLKDSDAKAYFCFQGTPELPMGAEGWAGFGDADDCEHFFLITADPAAASTVDGAETLGQALAGVTPAFETVQRDETDPAVILYTSGTTGQAKGAELSHSNLVLNALTCNRLFGTQPGTDVHLLVLPLFHSFGSTVNMNAGFATASTLVLLPRFDADAAVKLLQSENVTFFAGVPTMYWGLLNALKDGVNVERIAANMRVAVSGGSSLPVEIIKEVKERFGVTILEGYGLSETSPVATFSDPHGEPRPGSIGIPIWGVEVKLIDPEWNTVDGTDEIGEIAVRGHNIMRGYYNRPEATAEVMKNGWFRTGDLARRDKDGFYYIVDRAKDMIIRGGFNVYPREIEEVLITHEAVSLAAVIGVPHPSHGEEVKAFVILKPGATVTEEELVAWGKEQMASYKYPRVVSIVEALPMTATGKLLKRELK is encoded by the coding sequence ATGCTCAACCTCTCCGTACTCCTGGAGGACAGCGCCCGCCACCACCCGGACCGCGCCGCCGTGGTGCTGGGTCCGCAGCGGCTGACGTACGCGCAGGTGAACGCCGCGGCCAACCAGGTCGCGAGCCTGCTCGCCGCGCGGGGCATCCAGCCCGGCGACAAGGTGGCGCTCTCCTGCCCCAACCTGCCGTACTTCCCGATCGTCTACTACGGGATCCTGAAGGCCGGCGCCGTCGTCGTCCCGCTGAACGTGCTGCTCAAGGGCCGCGAGATCGCGTACCACCTGAAGGATTCGGACGCCAAGGCGTATTTCTGCTTCCAGGGCACCCCGGAGCTGCCGATGGGCGCCGAGGGCTGGGCCGGGTTCGGCGACGCCGACGACTGCGAGCACTTCTTCCTGATCACCGCCGACCCGGCGGCCGCCTCGACGGTCGACGGCGCCGAGACGCTCGGGCAGGCGCTCGCCGGCGTGACGCCGGCGTTCGAGACGGTTCAGAGGGACGAGACCGACCCCGCGGTGATCCTCTACACGAGCGGCACCACCGGGCAGGCCAAGGGCGCCGAGCTCTCCCACTCGAACCTGGTGCTCAACGCGCTGACCTGCAACCGGCTCTTCGGCACCCAGCCGGGCACCGACGTCCATCTGCTGGTCCTGCCGCTGTTCCACTCGTTCGGCAGCACCGTCAACATGAACGCGGGCTTCGCCACCGCCTCGACTCTGGTGCTTCTGCCGCGTTTCGACGCCGATGCGGCGGTCAAGCTGCTGCAGAGCGAGAACGTCACGTTCTTCGCGGGTGTGCCGACCATGTACTGGGGCCTGCTGAACGCCCTCAAGGACGGCGTGAACGTCGAGCGCATCGCCGCCAACATGCGCGTGGCGGTCTCCGGCGGCTCCAGCCTCCCCGTGGAGATCATCAAGGAGGTCAAGGAGCGGTTCGGCGTCACGATCCTGGAGGGCTACGGGCTGTCCGAGACGTCGCCGGTCGCCACCTTCAGCGATCCGCACGGCGAGCCCCGGCCCGGCTCGATCGGCATCCCGATCTGGGGTGTAGAGGTGAAGCTGATCGACCCGGAGTGGAACACCGTCGACGGCACCGACGAGATCGGCGAGATCGCGGTGCGCGGCCACAACATCATGCGCGGCTACTACAACCGGCCGGAGGCGACCGCCGAGGTCATGAAGAACGGCTGGTTCCGTACGGGGGACCTGGCCCGCCGCGACAAGGACGGCTTCTACTACATCGTCGACCGGGCGAAGGACATGATCATCCGTGGTGGCTTCAACGTCTACCCGCGGGAGATCGAGGAGGTCCTGATCACCCACGAGGCGGTCTCGCTCGCCGCGGTGATCGGCGTTCCGCACCCCAGCCACGGCGAGGAGGTCAAGGCGTTCGTGATCCTCAAGCCGGGCGCCACCGTCACCGAGGAGGAGCTGGTCGCCTGGGGCAAGGAGCAGATGGCCAGCTACAAGTACCCGCGCGTGGTGAGCATCGTCGAGGCGCTGCCGATGACGGCGACCGGCAAGCTGCTCAAGCGCGAGCTCAAGTAG
- a CDS encoding glutamate ABC transporter substrate-binding protein codes for MRARIALMATTLLLAGCTEAPPTTAVPDKPVEIQKSQAKAPEKCDARASFRPTGALPAPGRMPAGSYMAEIQKSGRLILGTSQDSPLFSSRDPFTGRVVGFDIDMGKLIAKAIFGDENKLQIKVIPHGDRTKQFDDEGDKVDLVINTMTANCARWAEVDFSTTYLEAGQRLLVAKGSKVDGLDDLAGEKVCAAVGSTSLANIAKAGPEAVARNGWGECLVAFQQNEVAAISTDDTILAGLAKQDPFAQVVGLPFTEEPYAVAISKEHPDFTRFVNAVLEQSRRDGSWKDTYVKWLSLLGPAPQPPAARYR; via the coding sequence ATGCGTGCCCGGATCGCCCTGATGGCGACGACGCTGCTCCTGGCGGGGTGCACCGAGGCCCCGCCGACCACCGCCGTCCCCGACAAACCAGTCGAGATCCAGAAAAGTCAGGCGAAGGCACCCGAGAAGTGTGACGCCCGCGCCAGTTTCCGTCCTACGGGAGCACTCCCGGCACCGGGGAGGATGCCCGCCGGCAGCTACATGGCCGAGATCCAGAAGAGCGGCCGGCTCATCCTCGGCACCAGCCAGGACAGCCCGCTGTTCAGCTCGCGGGACCCGTTCACCGGCCGGGTCGTGGGCTTCGACATCGACATGGGCAAGCTCATCGCCAAGGCCATCTTCGGCGACGAGAACAAGCTGCAGATCAAGGTCATCCCGCACGGCGACCGGACCAAGCAGTTCGACGACGAGGGCGACAAGGTCGACCTGGTGATCAACACGATGACCGCGAACTGCGCCCGCTGGGCGGAGGTCGACTTCTCCACCACCTATCTGGAGGCCGGTCAGCGCCTGCTGGTCGCGAAGGGCTCGAAGGTGGACGGCCTGGACGACCTGGCCGGAGAGAAGGTCTGCGCCGCCGTCGGCTCGACGTCGCTCGCCAACATCGCCAAGGCCGGGCCGGAGGCGGTGGCCCGCAACGGCTGGGGCGAGTGCCTCGTGGCCTTCCAGCAGAACGAGGTCGCCGCGATCTCCACCGACGACACGATCCTGGCCGGCCTGGCGAAACAGGACCCTTTCGCGCAAGTCGTCGGCCTGCCGTTCACCGAAGAGCCGTACGCTGTCGCGATCTCGAAGGAACACCCCGACTTCACCAGGTTCGTCAACGCGGTCCTCGAGCAGAGCCGCCGCGACGGATCCTGGAAGGACACCTACGTCAAGTGGCTGAGCCTGCTCGGTCCGGCCCCGCAACCCCCGGCAGCGCGATACCGATGA